The Flavobacterium sp. M31R6 nucleotide sequence TTTATTTTCATCAGAAACAATACTAATTCTGGTTTTGCGAATGGATGCAACCTGGGAGCAAAAGAAGCAAAAGGAGAATATTTTTTATTTCTGAATCCTGACACCGTAATTTCTCCCAATACCCTTACCACACTTTATACAACTTATAAAAACCATTCGGAAATAGGAATATTATCCTGTTTACAGGTTGACAAAAAAAATCGTTTTTTTTATCAAACCAACATTTTTCCATCACTAGCGCGCCTTTTTGCGATAAGCAGGTTTTTTTACAGAAAAATAATTAATAAAAGAACGAACACAATTTTCAACTCCAAAAAAGAATTATTTTATCCTGACTGGGTCACAGGAGCAGTAATTTTTATAAGTAAGGATTGGTTTAAAAAAGTGAATGGTTGGAACGAAGATTATTGGCTCTACTTTGAAGATGTCGATATTTGCAGAAAAATAGCCCAGAAGAATGGTAAAATGGCAGTGACTAGAGACACGACTATTTTACATGAACACGGTGGTTCTTCAAGAAACGATTTTGAAACAGAACATATCAGCAAAACCGAAGTTATCATTTCAAAACATGTATACATAAACAATAATTTTAAGCCAATAACCAAGGCACTAGCACATGGTTTTTTGACACTCTTTATACTTTTAGAAAAAACCTTCCTATCACTTTTAAGCTTATTTTTATTTTTTAATTTGAAATTAAAAACAAATAGATACATTCTCAAAAATCTTTGTTCTTATTATTTTTATGCGATAAAAAAACAAACTTGGTTAAGTAAAAGATCTCCAAACTATCAAAAAGTAGACTTATGACAAATAGCAATGCTAAAAAATTGTCTGTGTTAATTATAACTTTAAATGAAGAAGAACATTTAAAAGCTTTATTATCAGATTTAGATTTTGCAGATGAAATAATAATTGTCGATTCGTTTAGTACCGATGGAACAGAAATTGTTGCAAAAACTTTTCCTAAAGTAACGTTTACACAAAATAAATTTGAAAATTTTTCCGCACAAAGAAATTTTGCAATCTCACAAGCCAAAAATGACTGGATTCTGTTTCTTGATGCCGACGAGGTTTTAACGCCTGAATTAAAGCAGGAAATTATAGAAACACTACAAAACAACCAAACTTATGTAGCTTACTTTTTTGAAAGAATTTTTATGTTTGAGAATACTGTTTTAAAGTATAGTGGTAATCAAACGGACAAAATATTCCGCCTTTTCGATAAAAAATCAGCAAGATATGATGAAAAAAGATTGGTTCACGAAAAACTAATCGTTGACGGTGAAATTGGTTTTTTAAAAAATAAACTAATTCACCATTCCTATTCAAGTTACCAGGACTACCAGGAAAAGATTATTTTTTACGGAAAATTCAAAGCACAAGAAAAATTCATAAAAAAAGTAAAGCCAACATTATTACATCAATTTTTCCATCCCAGCTATAATTTTCTGTACAACTATTTCATCAGATTAGGATTCCTTGATGGCAAAAAAGGGATAATCATTTGTTACCTAAACGCTTATTCCATAGTTATTCGATACAAAGAGTTAAAAAAACTATGGAAACAAAATCAGAATCTTACTTCCAAAACTTAAGTTTCTTCTTCAATCTTTTCTTCCTGTGAAATCTCTCTTGAAAATCAGCAGTATATCGCCAAAGAGTTTCAAATATCAAATCTTCAGGCTCACCTGATACTTTTGCATATTCATTGCTCATTACGGCTACCATTTCTTTTACCGGTGTTAATCGGCAAAGATTTTTCATTCGCAATTCAAACGACATTTTTTCATGAAAATTCATTCTATTCAAATCAACCAAAAAGAAATCATACTGTCCTTCAATACTCTTTTTAATTAATGTATTCCCTGGAGAATGATCTTTAAACTCAATCCCCTTTTGATGCAAAGAATAAGAAAAGCGAGTAAACTGGCGTAGAATATTTTCATGGTCTGGATAAGTTGGGATTTCCACTAATTCTCTATAGGTCAAATCACATTGTAGATGCTCACTGGCATAATAACTGTCTTTCAATCCTATCCAATTATAATTCTCTAAATAAGCAATAGGTTGCGGCGTTCCAATTCCTTTTTCCAATAAAAGAGTTGCATATTCAAAAGAACGTCTTGCTTTAGACTTTCTAAAATACCTGTAAGCAATCTTGTTAATCAAATTTGGGATTTTGAAAGATTTGATATTAACAATTATATCTTCAAGTTCAAATAATTTAATGATATTTCTTTTTCCGTCACCAAAGATTTTTCCTGTAGTTTTGAAATCACGAATATAACTATCGATTTCAGTAGATTTTGAAGTAAATTTTGAATTTATAATATGAGACATTAGCTTTATGGCATTAAAATTTTGGTAAAAATACCAAATGATTTTTTTAGACCCCGAAAAAATTACGCTTTTTCTAATAAATTATGTACATATTGAGTCATAATTCAGTTCTTATTCAAAAAACTATTATTGTTATACTAATCTGATTAAGACCATGACAGATTATTTTATCTTTCTATATTAAATTCAATCTTTGAAAACTAAATAAAAATTGTATTTACAACCACACAAAATTTTACATACAAAATCTTATTAAAAAGCACTCTTTCCTTATTATAACCCCCTCAAAAATTGTACGCTTTTCATGTTTTTTATTTGTTACTTTGCAAAAATGAAATTTTTAAAATCAATTACTAGGCATATCATACTGAGATTGACTTTTTAAGTATTTTGTATAAACTGATATGGTGTTTCCAAGACCCCGCTTTTACCTAATCAAAATGATTTATGTAAATGTTGGTTTTTCTAAAGAAATAAAACACAAATTGACATAAATTTAAAATCGAAAACTAAACGATTTAAAAGAAACTCAATTTAGAGATAAAGAATAATTTTTTATGACAACGCAAGAAAAACACGACGTAGCTGTAATCTTAATAAACTATAATTCAAGCGAACACAGTATTAATTGTATTCATTCGATACTTAAAAATACATCTGATAGGTTAAATTTTCAAATCATCATCACAGACAATGCCTCTGAAGAAAAAGACTACTTAAATTTAAAGAAATTTTGCGATCAAGAAAACAACCCTAACATAAAATTATATCGCAGTAATATTAACACTGGTTTTGGAGGAGGAAATATGCACGGTGTACAATTTGCGAATGCTAATTATTTAGCCTTTTTAAACAACGACACATTGTTGCTGAATGATTGTCTTTCCATATTAAAAAAATTCTTGGAAGAAAACAAGAACACTGGTATAGTTGGAGGCCAAGCCTATAAAGAAGACGGAACATTTATGCTTTGTTCAGATCATTTTGCATCCCCTTATACTGAGATTTTTGGAAAAAAGATACTAGAAAAATTAAATCCTAAAAAATATCCTAAAAGCAAGAGACTTTACGACAATCCTACACGAGTAAACTATATAACAGGAAGTTTTATGTTTATGAGAACTGAGGACTTCAATGAAATTGGAGGATTTGATACAAATATCTTTTTATATCATGAAGAATCTGATTTATGTAAAAGATTACTCAATATATCCAAATTGGCCTATTTAATACCTGATGCAAAATTTATTCATTTACATGGTGTTAGCACCACACAATCTATTGCTATCAAGAAAGAGTTAAAAATATCTCTATTATATGTAATTCAAAAACATTACGGTTTTTGGGCACATAAAATAGTTTTGGTTTTTCTTACCATTAAATATTTTTTTAGTGGCATAATAAAATCTAAAAACAGAGCTCTTTTCATGTTAGTTTTAAATGGAGCCCCTTTGACTAAATCTTTAAAACAAATTCAAAAAATCAAACAAGTTAATTAATATAATTAAATTGATATGATTTCAATTGGCTACAATTAGATGACTTGTATAAATTGGATAGATAAAAAACAACCGGTTACAAATGAAAATAACAGTTATAAGCTATGATAATTGGGGGCTAAATAGCCATCTAATAAATGCCTTAATACAGAAAGGCCATACTGTGCACCATATTAATTTTTTTGACTTTAAATATAAATATCCCAACATTCAATCTAAGATTTACAATTTTATTTTAAAAACTGTATCCAATAAAAATATTAAAAACATTTATTATGGTGATGAAATACTCAAAAAGCTAAAAGAAAATAACGAAGTCCAAGATTTAATTTTGACCATAAAAGGAGATTTCATTGGTCCTAAAGCTATTTTTGAATTTAAGAAGTATACCAAAAAATCGATTGCTTTTTTTAATGATAGTATTACTAGGTGTCCAAAAATTAAACACGTTATCCCTAATTTTGATGAAGTTTATTCTTTTGAAAAAGACGACTGCGAAAAACACAGTCTAAAGTTTCTTACCAATTGGATCTATCCTATTCCAAATAGTGGCACAAGGAATAAAGAGTATCAAGTTTTTAACATCAGTTCGAAAGATAAGCGTTTTTCATTAATAGTAAAAATAGCCTCAATTTTAAAAGAAAAAAAGATCAATTATAAAATAATTATTTTTGACAAAAAGAATAAAAGTCATAACTCTAGCGTTGAATACATATCAAAACAAATTCAATTGTCTGAAGTCAATGATTATTTACATAATACTCAAGTTTTACTAGATATCAATCGAGTCGGACAAAAAGGGCTCACTTTTAGGGTTTTTGAAAGTCTTGGACTAGAAAAAAAACTAATCACAACAAATGCTGACATTAAAAATTATGATTTCTACAACCCTAATAACATATTGATTATAGACGAGAAAAAACCTAACATTCCTTTAGATTTTTTCAGTAATAAATACCAAAAAATTCCGAAGGACCTATTCGAAAAATACAGCATAGAGGAATGGATTAATCAGATCACTAATTAAAAAAATAAAATGAAATTATCTGTTGCAATGTGCACATACAATGGGGATAAATTTATTGCAAGTCAACTTAGTAGTATATTAGAACAAACCATTCCTGTGGATGAAATTGTTATTTGTGACGATGGATCAAATGATAAAACTTTAGAAATCATATCCCGAATACAACAAGAAAATC carries:
- a CDS encoding glycosyltransferase family 2 protein; the encoded protein is MTNSNAKKLSVLIITLNEEEHLKALLSDLDFADEIIIVDSFSTDGTEIVAKTFPKVTFTQNKFENFSAQRNFAISQAKNDWILFLDADEVLTPELKQEIIETLQNNQTYVAYFFERIFMFENTVLKYSGNQTDKIFRLFDKKSARYDEKRLVHEKLIVDGEIGFLKNKLIHHSYSSYQDYQEKIIFYGKFKAQEKFIKKVKPTLLHQFFHPSYNFLYNYFIRLGFLDGKKGIIICYLNAYSIVIRYKELKKLWKQNQNLTSKT
- a CDS encoding glycosyltransferase family 2 protein yields the protein MTTQEKHDVAVILINYNSSEHSINCIHSILKNTSDRLNFQIIITDNASEEKDYLNLKKFCDQENNPNIKLYRSNINTGFGGGNMHGVQFANANYLAFLNNDTLLLNDCLSILKKFLEENKNTGIVGGQAYKEDGTFMLCSDHFASPYTEIFGKKILEKLNPKKYPKSKRLYDNPTRVNYITGSFMFMRTEDFNEIGGFDTNIFLYHEESDLCKRLLNISKLAYLIPDAKFIHLHGVSTTQSIAIKKELKISLLYVIQKHYGFWAHKIVLVFLTIKYFFSGIIKSKNRALFMLVLNGAPLTKSLKQIQKIKQVN
- a CDS encoding Kdo domain containing protein, which codes for MSHIINSKFTSKSTEIDSYIRDFKTTGKIFGDGKRNIIKLFELEDIIVNIKSFKIPNLINKIAYRYFRKSKARRSFEYATLLLEKGIGTPQPIAYLENYNWIGLKDSYYASEHLQCDLTYRELVEIPTYPDHENILRQFTRFSYSLHQKGIEFKDHSPGNTLIKKSIEGQYDFFLVDLNRMNFHEKMSFELRMKNLCRLTPVKEMVAVMSNEYAKVSGEPEDLIFETLWRYTADFQERFHRKKRLKKKLKFWK
- a CDS encoding glycosyltransferase family 2 protein, whose translation is MDVSIIIVNYRSWKPLHNCLESLLSIDKTKINFEVIIVDNFSNDGEFDSFQNKFKDFIFIRNNTNSGFANGCNLGAKEAKGEYFLFLNPDTVISPNTLTTLYTTYKNHSEIGILSCLQVDKKNRFFYQTNIFPSLARLFAISRFFYRKIINKRTNTIFNSKKELFYPDWVTGAVIFISKDWFKKVNGWNEDYWLYFEDVDICRKIAQKNGKMAVTRDTTILHEHGGSSRNDFETEHISKTEVIISKHVYINNNFKPITKALAHGFLTLFILLEKTFLSLLSLFLFFNLKLKTNRYILKNLCSYYFYAIKKQTWLSKRSPNYQKVDL